The proteins below are encoded in one region of Rhizobium sp. 9140:
- a CDS encoding class I SAM-dependent methyltransferase, producing the protein MREVIVSDSAHAGRMDRMYRTQRHIYDATRKYYLFGRDTLIEELGAASGARVLEVGCGTGRNLALMARRYPRARLYGLDISAEMLISAEKALAGSNATLKTADATDFDARAFGVEGFDQIVISYALSMIPDWEKAVETALDALAPGGALHIADFGQQEGLPPIARRILTAWLTRFHVTPRAHLMSVVAAKARARGMVTETRSIGRGYAWLITCRRT; encoded by the coding sequence ATGCGCGAGGTCATCGTTTCCGACAGCGCGCATGCCGGTCGCATGGACCGGATGTACCGCACCCAGCGTCACATCTACGATGCCACGCGCAAATACTACCTCTTCGGGCGGGATACGCTCATCGAAGAATTGGGCGCGGCAAGCGGTGCCCGCGTGCTGGAAGTGGGGTGTGGCACCGGGCGAAATCTGGCGCTGATGGCCAGACGCTACCCGCGTGCAAGGCTTTATGGCCTCGATATTTCGGCGGAAATGCTCATATCCGCCGAGAAGGCGCTCGCCGGCAGCAACGCGACCCTGAAGACGGCCGATGCCACGGATTTCGACGCACGTGCCTTCGGTGTCGAGGGTTTCGATCAGATCGTCATCTCCTACGCCCTGTCGATGATTCCCGACTGGGAGAAGGCCGTGGAGACCGCGCTCGACGCGTTGGCACCGGGCGGCGCCCTGCACATCGCGGATTTCGGCCAGCAGGAAGGCCTGCCGCCAATCGCCCGCCGCATCCTCACGGCCTGGCTCACCCGCTTCCACGTAACGCCACGGGCGCATCTGATGTCGGTCGTCGCGGCGAAGGCTCGTGCACGCGGCATGGTCACGGAGACCCGATCCATCGGCCGGGGCTATGCCTGGCTCATCACCTGCCGGCGCACGTGA
- a CDS encoding glycoside hydrolase family 25 protein encodes MRRLLLALLPIVTLLSACTSTDYDLVQTASIPPRFHDKDPQDFGDRTPQHHSIHGIDVSKWQGDIDWAAVKQSGVSFAFIKATEGKDVVDTRFSEYWPKARAAGIAYAPYHFYYFCSTADEQADWFIRNVPRSAVHLPPVLDVEWNGESKTCRYRPSPLTVQSEMKRFMDRLESYYGKRPIIYTSVDFHRDNLVGQFNEHHFWVRSVAKHPVEIYKDRRWAFWQYTSTGQIPGISGNTDINVFAGSEKNWRKWVKAVSEPKQVAGN; translated from the coding sequence ATGCGCCGGCTGCTCCTCGCTCTTCTGCCGATCGTCACGCTCCTGTCCGCGTGCACGTCCACCGACTACGACCTCGTGCAGACGGCATCCATACCGCCGCGTTTCCACGACAAGGACCCGCAGGATTTCGGCGATCGCACGCCCCAGCACCACAGCATTCACGGCATAGACGTGTCCAAGTGGCAGGGCGATATCGACTGGGCAGCCGTCAAGCAGTCCGGCGTGTCCTTCGCCTTCATCAAGGCGACCGAGGGCAAGGATGTGGTCGATACGCGTTTCTCGGAATACTGGCCGAAGGCCCGCGCGGCCGGCATCGCCTACGCGCCCTATCATTTCTATTACTTTTGCTCGACGGCCGACGAGCAGGCCGACTGGTTCATCCGCAACGTTCCCAGAAGCGCCGTTCACCTGCCGCCGGTGCTGGACGTGGAGTGGAACGGCGAGTCCAAGACCTGCCGCTACCGCCCCTCGCCGCTGACCGTCCAGAGCGAGATGAAGCGTTTCATGGACAGGCTCGAGTCGTACTACGGCAAGCGCCCGATCATCTATACCTCCGTCGATTTCCACCGCGACAATCTCGTCGGGCAGTTCAACGAGCATCATTTCTGGGTCCGCTCCGTCGCCAAGCATCCGGTCGAGATCTACAAGGACCGCCGCTGGGCATTCTGGCAGTATACCAGCACCGGCCAGATCCCCGGCATTTCCGGAAACACCGACATCAACGTCTTTGCAGGCTCCGAAAAGAACTGGCGCAAGTGGGTGAAGGCGGTCTCCGAGCCGAAACAGGTGGCCGGAAACTGA
- a CDS encoding lytic murein transglycosylase yields MPSTRPLPSRLVTASLLALMTSAAVSGTASAQTATPPVAAPAAAAPAAPCGGDLAAFLAGVKTEAVAKGIPADVVDRALAGAVIDEKVLGRDRAQGVFKQTFAEFSNRTVSKARLDIGAKKMKEYASVFARAEQEYGVPAPVITAFWAMETDFGAVQGNFNTRNALVTLAHDCRRPEMFRPQLIAAIEMVQHGDLDPATTTGAWAGEIGQVQMLPEDIIAQGVDGDGDGHVNLKESSADAILTAAKFIKSLGYTAGQPWIQEVTLPENLPWEKTGLQPGMTTGQWFALGVKPRDGNTQFGDLPASVVIPQGRKGVAFMTYPNFNIYLEWNQSFIYTTSAAYFATRLAGAPPYEARNPEPGLNDEQMKVLQTKLDAIGHDVGKIDGILGSGTRAALQREQLRLGIPADGWATQAVLDALP; encoded by the coding sequence ATGCCTAGCACACGCCCGCTCCCGTCCCGCCTCGTCACCGCCAGTTTGCTCGCGCTCATGACATCGGCTGCCGTTTCGGGAACGGCATCGGCACAGACCGCGACACCGCCGGTCGCGGCTCCGGCCGCTGCGGCACCGGCGGCACCCTGCGGCGGCGATCTCGCAGCCTTCCTCGCCGGCGTGAAGACGGAAGCCGTGGCCAAGGGCATTCCGGCCGACGTGGTCGATCGCGCGCTGGCTGGTGCCGTCATCGACGAGAAGGTGCTTGGCCGCGACCGGGCGCAGGGCGTCTTCAAACAGACCTTCGCCGAATTCTCAAACCGCACCGTCAGCAAGGCGCGGCTTGATATCGGTGCGAAGAAGATGAAGGAATATGCCAGCGTCTTTGCCCGGGCCGAGCAGGAATATGGCGTTCCCGCCCCGGTCATCACCGCCTTCTGGGCGATGGAAACCGACTTCGGCGCCGTGCAAGGCAATTTCAACACCCGCAACGCTCTGGTCACGCTCGCCCATGACTGCCGCCGCCCGGAAATGTTTCGCCCGCAGCTGATCGCCGCCATCGAAATGGTCCAGCATGGCGACCTCGATCCGGCGACGACGACGGGTGCCTGGGCCGGCGAGATCGGCCAGGTCCAGATGCTGCCGGAAGACATCATCGCGCAGGGCGTCGATGGCGATGGCGATGGCCACGTCAATCTGAAGGAAAGCTCGGCCGACGCCATCCTGACGGCGGCAAAGTTCATCAAGAGCCTCGGCTACACCGCCGGACAGCCCTGGATTCAGGAAGTCACTCTGCCGGAAAACCTGCCTTGGGAGAAGACGGGCCTCCAGCCGGGCATGACCACGGGACAGTGGTTCGCACTCGGCGTCAAGCCGCGCGACGGCAACACGCAATTCGGCGACCTCCCCGCCTCGGTTGTCATTCCGCAGGGTCGCAAGGGCGTGGCGTTCATGACGTACCCGAATTTCAACATCTATCTCGAGTGGAACCAGTCGTTCATCTACACGACTTCGGCTGCCTACTTCGCCACCCGCCTCGCCGGCGCGCCGCCCTATGAGGCACGCAACCCGGAACCGGGCCTGAACGACGAGCAGATGAAGGTGCTGCAGACCAAGCTGGACGCCATCGGCCATGATGTCGGCAAGATCGACGGCATTCTCGGCTCCGGCACCCGTGCTGCCCTGCAGCGCGAGCAGCTGCGCCTCGGCATCCCCGCCGATGGCTGGGCGACGCAGGCCGTCCTCGACGCCCTGCCATAA
- a CDS encoding cation:proton antiporter has translation MIAVAAFMGLGFLRLRQPPLVGFILAGVALGPTGLGFIADSANVTLLAEMGVIVLLFFIGMELSIRAFILSLRQASLVAGGQIGISVGVALLVSALSGTPFAEGLILGFVVALSSTVVAMKMLDDRGELRGETGRIAVGVLIAQDIAVVPMLILVTSLGGAESGEIGLLQIAVKMLLAIGLLGGLLWWLGRRGKLRLPFSEAIEDKVEILALGALAVCFSAAALSGVAGMSPAYGAFLAGLVIGNSTLRSRVIPVIEPIQSVLLVAFFLSIGLLIDLTFMTEHLFLVLSLAIVVIAAKTVLNIALLRRTGSPPQVALVAGLSMAQIGEFSFVLAAAGLSAGALDLDAYRIAITVTALSLLVSPLWVSIMHRLDGLAAEHRESYRHAFAIAYARELAEVSRGGAALVGIGRALRIRYRALRLARQHRRDRADGA, from the coding sequence GTGATCGCGGTGGCCGCCTTTATGGGGCTGGGTTTCCTGCGCCTGCGCCAACCGCCGCTCGTCGGGTTTATCCTGGCCGGCGTCGCACTGGGGCCGACGGGCCTCGGGTTCATCGCCGATAGCGCCAATGTGACGCTGCTGGCGGAGATGGGGGTGATCGTGCTCCTGTTCTTCATCGGCATGGAATTGTCGATCAGAGCATTCATCCTGAGCCTCCGGCAGGCTTCGCTCGTTGCTGGCGGCCAGATCGGGATTTCCGTCGGCGTGGCCCTGCTGGTCTCGGCGTTATCCGGCACGCCGTTTGCCGAAGGGCTTATTCTCGGTTTCGTGGTTGCGCTGTCCTCCACCGTCGTCGCGATGAAGATGCTCGATGACCGCGGGGAACTGCGCGGCGAGACCGGCCGTATCGCGGTTGGCGTATTGATCGCGCAGGATATCGCCGTCGTGCCGATGCTGATTCTCGTCACCAGCCTCGGGGGTGCGGAGAGCGGTGAGATCGGGCTGCTGCAGATCGCGGTCAAGATGCTGCTTGCGATCGGGCTGCTTGGCGGCTTGCTCTGGTGGCTCGGGCGCCGGGGTAAGCTGCGGCTGCCGTTCAGCGAGGCCATCGAAGATAAGGTGGAGATTCTGGCGCTGGGCGCGCTTGCCGTCTGCTTTTCCGCGGCGGCGCTCTCGGGCGTTGCGGGCATGTCGCCGGCCTATGGTGCGTTTCTCGCCGGCCTCGTCATCGGCAATTCGACGCTGCGGTCACGGGTTATTCCGGTTATCGAGCCGATCCAGAGCGTGCTTCTCGTCGCGTTCTTCCTGTCGATCGGACTTCTGATCGACCTGACCTTTATGACCGAGCATCTTTTTCTGGTGCTCTCGCTGGCCATCGTGGTCATCGCGGCCAAGACGGTACTGAACATCGCGCTGTTGCGCCGCACCGGTTCGCCGCCGCAGGTGGCGCTGGTGGCCGGGCTTTCCATGGCGCAGATCGGCGAATTCTCGTTCGTACTGGCCGCCGCAGGGCTGTCGGCCGGGGCGCTCGATCTCGATGCCTATCGCATTGCCATCACTGTGACGGCCCTGTCACTGCTGGTGTCGCCGCTCTGGGTATCGATCATGCATCGGCTGGACGGGCTGGCCGCCGAGCACCGCGAGAGCTATCGCCACGCCTTCGCAATCGCCTATGCACGGGAGCTGGCCGAGGTGTCGCGGGGCGGGGCGGCGCTGGTGGGGATCGGGCGGGCGCTTCGCATCCGCTATCGCGCGCTGCGGCTTGCCCGGCAGCATCGGCGTGATCGCGCCGACGGGGCGTGA
- a CDS encoding DMT family transporter, which yields MSIAMTPVETRMTPLTWGLLALLGLIWGASFFFGRIAVQHVPAFTLVFLRVFIAAVALHLFIRGRFDIYAQLVARWRTFLVLGLINNAIPHSLIFLGQTQIGAGLASILNATTPIWTVLIAHALTDDEKLSPRKLGGTALGLAGTIFLIGPSAVGHLGATSAGIPLWALVLPLGAAISYGLAGIYGRRFRALAPPVTAAGQLTASSLIMLPVSLLADHPWTLEMPPLTTILAILALALVSTAYGYILFFRIMARAGATNTSLVTLLVPPSALLFGLVFLGERLDTTDIGGMTLIAAGLIVLDGRLLARSRTR from the coding sequence ATGTCGATCGCGATGACGCCGGTGGAAACGCGGATGACGCCGCTCACCTGGGGCCTTTTGGCGTTGCTCGGGCTCATCTGGGGGGCCTCGTTCTTCTTCGGCCGCATCGCCGTTCAGCACGTTCCCGCCTTCACGCTGGTTTTCCTGCGCGTCTTCATCGCCGCGGTCGCGCTGCATCTCTTCATTCGCGGCCGGTTCGACATCTACGCCCAGCTCGTCGCACGGTGGCGTACCTTCCTTGTCCTCGGGCTCATCAACAATGCGATCCCCCACAGCCTGATCTTCCTTGGGCAAACGCAGATCGGTGCCGGCCTCGCCTCCATTCTCAATGCGACGACGCCGATCTGGACCGTGCTGATTGCCCACGCGCTGACCGACGACGAGAAGCTGAGCCCGCGGAAACTGGGCGGCACCGCGCTTGGCCTTGCCGGCACGATCTTTCTCATCGGCCCGAGCGCTGTCGGCCATCTCGGCGCAACCTCCGCCGGCATCCCGCTCTGGGCTCTGGTCCTGCCGCTCGGCGCCGCGATCAGCTATGGTCTTGCGGGGATTTATGGCCGCCGCTTCAGGGCGCTCGCGCCTCCAGTCACCGCCGCCGGCCAGTTGACCGCCTCAAGCCTGATCATGCTGCCCGTCTCGCTGCTGGCGGATCATCCTTGGACTCTGGAGATGCCGCCGCTGACGACGATCCTCGCCATCCTCGCGCTGGCGCTTGTGTCCACCGCCTACGGCTACATCCTGTTCTTCCGGATCATGGCGCGGGCCGGGGCGACGAATACCTCGCTCGTCACCCTGCTGGTGCCGCCGAGCGCCCTCCTCTTCGGGCTCGTCTTCCTCGGCGAGCGTCTCGACACGACCGACATCGGCGGCATGACGCTGATCGCAGCCGGCCTGATCGTGCTGGATGGGCGCCTGCTGGCCCGCAGCAGGACGCGCTAG